GATCTGTCGGGAAGGGGTGTCCCGTGGCGTCCTCGACCACCTTGAGGAAGCGCTCGCAGGTCTCGCGCAGATCCGTGGCCGAGAGATCGACGTCCTGTTTGGCGTGGGCGGCCTCCTTGATGGCGGCGAATTCCTTGTCGAAGGCTTCGTCGGGCACGCCGAGCGCGACCTTGCCGAAGAGCTGAATGAAGCGCCGATAGGCGTCATAACCGAAGCGCGGATCGTCGGTGGCACGGATCACGCCTTGCAGGGTCGCGCTGTTGAGGCCCAGGTTGAGGATGGTGTCCATCATGCCCGGCATCGACATCGCCGATCCCGAGCGCACCGAAACCAGCAGCGGATTGTCCGGGTCGCCGAAGCCCTTGCCGGTCTTCTGTTCCAGGGCGCGCATCTGCTCGTGGACCTGTTCGATCAGGCCGGGCGGCAGGGCGCGCTTGGGTTCGTCGAGATACTCCAGACAGGCCGCCGTGGAGATGACGAATCCGGGCGGGACGTTCAGCCCGATCTGGGTCATCTCGCACAGGTTGGCACCCTTGCCGCCGAGCAGCTTCTTGTCCTTTCCATCGCCGTCCTCGAACGCAAAGACATACTGAGTCGTAGTGTCCATCGATGGGGTCCGCCTCTTCTCTTTGGTTGGTATGATGGGTCTGGCGCTCCAGGCGACATGCTGCCATATTCCGGGGCGCTGGGGGTATCTCGTATCTTGAAGTCGAACATTCGGCGAAGCCCTTTGCAACCCCTTCGAGCGCACGGGCGGCGGCCGGTTTCAGGACGCGCCTCCAGCCACCGTCACGGCCACGAGCGCCTTTCGGCCATAGGTTATACTGCGTCATTTTCGCAGCGCCCGACCACGAGCCCGATCACCATGCTGGACAAGAACTACGACCCCCAAACCCTCGAAGCCCACTGGTACCGCCACTGGGAGGAACGCGGCCATTTCGTCCCGGCCGCGAGCGACGCCGGCAACGGCGCCTACTGCATCATGATCCCGCCGCCGAACGTCACCGGCAGCCTGCACATGGGGCACGCTTTCCAGGACACCATCATGGATGCCCTGACGCGCTATCACCGCATGAAGGGCGAGCAGACACTCTGGCAGGCCGGCACCGACCACGCCGGCATCGCGACGCAAATGGTCGTCGAGCGTCTGATCGAGGCCGAGGGCCAGACCCGCCACGACTATGGACGCGACGCCTTCATCGAGCGCATCTGGGAGTGGAAAGCCGAATCAGGCGGCGCCATCACCCGCCAGCTGCGGCGCATGGGCGCCTCGCTCGACTGGGCGCACGAGCGCTTCACCATGGACGAAGGGCTGTCGGAGGCGGTGCGCGAGGTCTTCGTGCGGCTCTACGAAGAAGGCTTGATCTATCGCGGCAAGCGGCTGGTGAACTGGGATCCGGTGCTGCACACGGCCGTGTCGGATCTCGAAGTGCTGTCGGAGGAAGAAAGCGGCTTCATGTGGGAGATGCGTTATCCCATCGTCCAGCCGCCGGGCGCTGCCGGCCCGCAATATCTGGTCGTCTCCACCACCCGCCCCGAGACCATGCTCGGCGACTGTGCGGTGGCGGTGAACCCGGAAGACGAGCGGTATAAACACCTGATCGGCGCCTTCGTCGAGCTGCCGCTGACCGGACGGCGCATCCCCATCATCGCCGACGAGCACGCCGATCCCGAGTTCGGCACCGGCTGCGTCAAGATCACCCCGGCGCACGACTTCAACGACCATCAGGTCTGGCTGCGTCATCGCGACGAGACCGCCATCGCCGAACAGCCGCACGGCGGTCTGATCAACATCTTCACGCCCGACGCCGCCATCCGCGCCAACGAACCGGCAGAAGGCCAGCTCCTGCCGGCGGCCTATATCGGACTCGACCGCTACGAGGCCCGCAAGCGCATCGTCGCCGATCTCGAAGCCGCCGGACTCCTGGCCGCCGTCAAGGATCACCGCCTCCAGCAACCGTGCGGCGACCGCTCGGGCGCGGTCATCGAACCCTATCTGACCGATCAGTGGTACGTGCGCGTCGCCCCGCTCGCCGAACCGGCCATCGCCGCCGTCGAGAACGGCGACATCCGCTTCGTCCCCGACAACTGGAAGAACACCTATTTCGAATGGATGCGCAACATCCAGGACTGGTGCATCAGCCGTCAGATCTGGTGGGGCCATCGCATCCCGGCCTGGTACGACAGCGAAGGCAACGTCTATGTCGGACGCTCCGAAGACGAGGTTCGCGCCAAGCATGGCTTCGGCCCCGAGGTCACGCTGCGCCAGGACGAGGACGTGCTCGACACCTGGTTCAGCTCAGCGCTCTGGCCCTTCAGCACACTCGGCTGGCCGGAAGACACCGAGCGGCTCAAGACCTTCTATCCGACCTCGGTGCTGGTGACGGGCTTCGACATCATCTTCTTCTGGGTCGCGCGGATGATCATGATGGGGCTCAAATTCATGGGTGACGTGCCCTTCCGCGAGGTCTACATCCATGGACTGGTGCGCGACAAGAACGGCGACAAGATGTCCAAGTCCAAGGGCAACGTGCTCGACCCCATCGATCTGATCGACGGCATCGACCTGGAATCCCTGGTCGAGAAGCGCACCAAGGGCATGATGCAGCCGCATCTGGCCGAGAAGATCACCCGGGACACGCGCAAGGACTTCCCCGACGGCATCCCGGCGTTCGGCACTGATGCGCTGCGCTTCACCTTCGCCGCGCTCGCCACCACCGGACGCGATATCAAGTTCGACCTGCAACGCACCGAGGGCTATCGCAACTTCTGCAACAAGCTCTGGAACGCCTCGCGCTATGTGCTGATGAACACCGAGGGGCAGGACTGCGGCCGGGGGTCTGAGCCGGTCGAACTGAGCGCGGCCGATCGCTGGATTCGTGCCGAACTCGACCGCACCATCGGCACCGTCACCGAGTCCATCGACGCCTACCGCTTCGATCTGGCCGCGCAGGCGCTCTACGACTTCACCTGGAACGAGTTCTGCGACTGGTATCTGGAGCTGTCCAAGCCGGTGCTGACCGGCGCGCAGTCTTCGGATGCGGCCAAGCGCGGCACCCGCCGCACCCTGGTTCGGACGTTGGAGACTCTGCTGCGTCTGGCCCACCCGATCATGCCCTTCATCACCGAGGAGATCTGGCAGAAGGTTCGACCGCTCGCCGGAGTCGAGGGCGACACCCTCATGCTGGCGCCCTACCCCGCGCGCGATCCGTCCGCTGAGGACGCGCAGGCCGTCGGCGAGATCGACTGGGTCAAGCAGTGCATCCTCGGCATCCGGCGCATCAAGGGCGAGATGAACATCGCCCCCGGCAAACCGCTGCCGATCCTAGTCGTCGACGCGACCGAGCAGGAGCGCCAATGGCTGGAGACGGCGCGACCTTATCTCGACTTCCTCGCCCGCACCGAGTCGATCACCGTGCTCGATGACGAGTCACAGGCGCCCGAGTCGGCCATCGCCCTGGTCGGGGCCATGAAGATCCTGATCCCGATGGCGGGACTGATCGACAAGGACGCTGAGTTGAAGCGTCTGGACAAGGAGATCGCACGTCTGACCGACGATGTCGCCCGCACCGAGGCCAAGCTGGCCAATCCGGCCTTCGTCGACAAGGCCCCGGCGGCGGTGGTCGACAAGGAGCGGGCCAAGCTCGCCGATCACGCGGCGGCGATCGCCAATCTGCAAGCACAACGCGCAAAGATCGCGGCGTTGTAAGGATCTGGAGTCTTGAATGAAACCGCGCCCCGCCAAGGGGCGCCGCGCATATGGTCGGCGTGGCTCTGGACGCGGGAGGGTCGAACGGGAAAGCCGGACGGCAATCAGGCCGTGACCCACTGCTCGAAGTTGTCGGTGGTCTTCTCTTCGCCGTCGCTGTAACCGGCTTCATAGGCTTCGGTGAGGCGTTGCTCCTCACGCTTGGGGTTTTGCAGGAAACCACACTGCCAACCCTGGATGTACTCGTCGTCGACGCCCATCTGTTCCATCTTGGTGACGGCATCGTAGTAGAACTGATTCATTTCCGGTCTCCGAGCAATTTCATTGGGTGAGGGTTCAGTCGTCGGGGGGACTTCGCCAACTCGATTTCATTATGAGGCGGGTCGATCGTCACCGGTCGTGGCCGCCTTGTCCTCTCTCGCTACAACTCTCGGACGGAACGCCGCCCGAGCACGGGGCGCGATCACGGGGACGAGAAGGGGGATAAGAATACAGCGTTTTTCTAATAGGCGACAAGTATGCTTGGATGAATGGCGCACCACGCCCGGTTCCGCAACGCCCGGACTTGCGAAGCGCCGACAGTGCACGCATCTTGGCTGGAATCCATACCCTGCCCGACCGGAGGACTCGGCCCCATCATGCGCCCCGCCCAACTGCTCCGCGTTCTGGATCGCGAATTCCTCAGCACGGCCGACGGCCATCACACGCCCGTGATGCTCTGGGGACCGCCGGGCGTGGGCAAGTCACAGATGGTGGCCCAGATCGCCGCACGCCATGCCGTGCCTGTGATCGACATCCGGCTATCGCAGATGGAGCCGAGCGATCTGCGCGGCATCCCCTTCCGCCAGGGCGAGCGGGTCGAATGGGCCGTGCCCGCCATGCTGCCGGACGTCGAGCGTCACGGACCGAGCGGCGTGCTCTTTCTCGACGAGATCACCTCGGCCCCGCCCGTGGTCTCAGCCGCCGCCTATCAATTGATCCTCGACCGACGCCTCGGCGAGTACCGCGTCCCGGACGGCTGGGCGATCTTCGCCGCCGGCAACCGCCAGGGCGATCGCGGCGTGACCTACAGTATGCCCGCACCGCTCGCCAATCGCTTCTCGCACTTCGAGGTCGAGACCCATCTCGACGACTGGGCGGCTTGGGCCTATGCCGGGGGCATCGACGAGCGGGTCATCGCCTTCCTGCGCTTTCGGCCCGAACTCCTGTTCGACTTCGATCCGGCGCACAATCCGGTGGCTTTCCCCTCGCCGCGCTCCTGGGAGTTCGCCCATCGCGCGCTCAGAAAGTTCGCCGATGCGCCCGATCTCCTGCCGGGCGCGCTGCAAGCCTGCGTGGGACCGGCGGCCGGGATCGAGCTGAGCGCCTTCGTCGCCAACCTCGACCAGATGCCGGATCTCGACGCCATCACGCGCGGCGAGCCGGTCTCCGTCCCGCGTGAGATCGATCTCCAGTATGCCGTCGCCGCCGCGCTGGTCGGACGGGCGATCCGCGCGCTCGACACGCCGGACGGACAGACGGTCATCGGCCATATCCTCGATTACGCCGGACGCTTCCCCGAGCGCGAGATGGGCGTGATGCTGGTCTCGGACCTGCACCGGGCGATCGGCGGACGGCTGTTCGAGGTGCCGGCCTTCGCCGGCTGGGCGCAGTCGGTCGCGGACGTGATGCTCCATGCCTGAGACCACGCCCGACCTCAGCGCCATCGAGACCAAGCTCACGGCGGCGCGCACCCGGCTGATCCTGGACAAACCCTTTCTCGGCGCCCTGGTGCTGCGTCTGCCGCTGCGCGCGGCGACGGGCGACTGGTGTCGCACCACGGCCACGGACGCGCGCGCCTTCTATTACGATCCGGCCTACATCGATGCACTGAGCCTGGAGCAGACCCAGTTCATGCTCGCCCACGAGGCGTTGCACTGCGCCCTGTCGCATTTCGCGCGGCGCGGCCATCGTCAGCGTCATCGCTGGGATCTGGCCTGTGACTATGCGATCAACCCGCTGCTGATCGAGGACGGCCTGACGCCGCCGCCGAACACCCTGGTGATGCCGCTCTACAGGGGCCTGACCGCCGAGGAGATCTATCCGCTCATCGACGAACGGGACGACTCGGAGACGCTAGACACCCATGCCTATGACCGCGACGAGCGCCGGGGCGGCAGCCGGCAGCATCCGGACGAGACGCCCCAGCGGCCCGAATCACTCAGCGCCGACGAACGCGAACGACTGGCCGTACAATGGCGCCAGCGGCTGGCCGGCGCGGCTCAGCAGGCCTTGCAGGCCGGCAAGCTCGCCGGTGAACTGGCGCGTCAGATCGACCATCTGCTCCAGCCCAGCCTGCCCTGGCGGATGCTGCTGGCGCGTCATCTGACGGCGATCGCGCGCGAGGACTACAGCTATCAGCGTCCCTCGCGCCGCGAGGGCGAGTTCATCCTGCCGGGACTGCGCGGCCAGCAGGCCGAGCTGGTGGTGGCGATCGACACCTCGGGTTCGATCCAGGACGGCGAGCTGAGCGCGTTCATCGGCGAGATCGACGCGCTCAAGGGCCAGATCCGGGCGCGCATCACCCTGTTGCCCTGTGATCGCGTTCTCGCGCCCGAAGCGCCCTTCCAGTTCGAACCCTGGGAAACCTTCACGCGCCCTGAACGTCTACAGGGAGGCGGCGGAACCAGCTTCAGCCCCGTGTTCGACTGGATCGACCGCCAGGACAGACAGCCCGATCTGCTGGTCTATTTCACCGATGCCCAGGGCGAATTCCCCGAGCGCGAGCCGTCCTATCCGGTGATCTGGCTGGTCAAGGGCCGCGCCACAGTGCCTTGGGGACAACGCATCCAGCTCAACTGAACATCCATGACGAAACGGACAGCCCCCCGACTCCGCTCGATACGGCCACTGATCGCCTTCGGCGCCCTGCTGCTGGCCAGCCTGCCCCAGCTCCAGGCCCAGGACTACCGTCTCCCCGACATGGGCAGTTCGGCCGACACGCTCATGACCACGGGCGCCGAGGCGCGTCTGGGCCAGGCTTTCATGCGCCGCGTGCGTGAGTCGTTGCCGGTCCTCGACGACCCGCTCCTGACCGACTACATCGAATCGCTCGGCAACACCCTGGTCGCCGCCGACCGCGACGCCACGGGACGCTTCAACTTCTTCGTCATCGACCAGTCGGTGATCAATGCCTTCGCTGGACCGGGCGGCAACATCGGCGTCTATGCCGGACTCATCCTCGCCGCCGAGACCGAGAGCGAGCTGGCCGCCGTCATGGCCCACGAGATCGCGCACGTCACTCAGCGCCATCTGCTGCGCGGACTGGAAGATCAGAGCAAGATGACCGTCCCGACCATGGCCCTGATGGTCGCCGCCGCCATCCTCGGCGCCCAGGTCTCGGCCGACGCCGGAGCCGCCGCGATGCTCGGCGTCCAGGCCGCCGCCCTGCAACGCCAGATCAACTTCACGCGCGAGAACGAACACGAGGCCGACCGGCTGGGCATCACGACCCTGGACAAGGCCGGCTTCGATCCCTATGCCATGGCCGGATTCTTCGAGCGGTTGTCCAAATCCAGCCGCGTCTACGAGAACAACGCCCCCGAATTCCTGCGCACCCATCCGGTCAACGCCAACCGCATCGCCGAGGCGCTCGGCCGGGCCGACGACTTCGGCGCCCAGCAGCGCCCTGACAGTCTGCGCTTCCAGCTCGCACGCGCGGCCCTGCGCGAACGCTCCTACAAACGCCCGGAACAGGCCGTCGCCCATTTCCGTGACACATTGCGCGAGGGCCGGCATCGCAATGCCGTCGCCGAACACTATGGCTATGCGCTGGCCCTGACGCGCGCGGGTCAGTTCGACGCCGCCCGCGCCGCCCTGGCCACGGCCATGAAATCGCACTCCAGCTTGCCCGAGTTCATCGTCCTGGAGGCCCGGCTCGATCTCGAACAGGGGCAGGTCGAGCGCGCCGTGCGTAACCTGGGACAGGCCGTGGGTCTGTCGCCGAGCCACTGGCCGCTGCGCGTGGCCTATGCCGAGGCG
The sequence above is drawn from the Allochromatium vinosum DSM 180 genome and encodes:
- a CDS encoding valine--tRNA ligase, whose protein sequence is MLDKNYDPQTLEAHWYRHWEERGHFVPAASDAGNGAYCIMIPPPNVTGSLHMGHAFQDTIMDALTRYHRMKGEQTLWQAGTDHAGIATQMVVERLIEAEGQTRHDYGRDAFIERIWEWKAESGGAITRQLRRMGASLDWAHERFTMDEGLSEAVREVFVRLYEEGLIYRGKRLVNWDPVLHTAVSDLEVLSEEESGFMWEMRYPIVQPPGAAGPQYLVVSTTRPETMLGDCAVAVNPEDERYKHLIGAFVELPLTGRRIPIIADEHADPEFGTGCVKITPAHDFNDHQVWLRHRDETAIAEQPHGGLINIFTPDAAIRANEPAEGQLLPAAYIGLDRYEARKRIVADLEAAGLLAAVKDHRLQQPCGDRSGAVIEPYLTDQWYVRVAPLAEPAIAAVENGDIRFVPDNWKNTYFEWMRNIQDWCISRQIWWGHRIPAWYDSEGNVYVGRSEDEVRAKHGFGPEVTLRQDEDVLDTWFSSALWPFSTLGWPEDTERLKTFYPTSVLVTGFDIIFFWVARMIMMGLKFMGDVPFREVYIHGLVRDKNGDKMSKSKGNVLDPIDLIDGIDLESLVEKRTKGMMQPHLAEKITRDTRKDFPDGIPAFGTDALRFTFAALATTGRDIKFDLQRTEGYRNFCNKLWNASRYVLMNTEGQDCGRGSEPVELSAADRWIRAELDRTIGTVTESIDAYRFDLAAQALYDFTWNEFCDWYLELSKPVLTGAQSSDAAKRGTRRTLVRTLETLLRLAHPIMPFITEEIWQKVRPLAGVEGDTLMLAPYPARDPSAEDAQAVGEIDWVKQCILGIRRIKGEMNIAPGKPLPILVVDATEQERQWLETARPYLDFLARTESITVLDDESQAPESAIALVGAMKILIPMAGLIDKDAELKRLDKEIARLTDDVARTEAKLANPAFVDKAPAAVVDKERAKLADHAAAIANLQAQRAKIAAL
- a CDS encoding Alvin_2107 family globule sulfur oxidation protein, translating into MNQFYYDAVTKMEQMGVDDEYIQGWQCGFLQNPKREEQRLTEAYEAGYSDGEEKTTDNFEQWVTA
- a CDS encoding AAA family ATPase, translated to MRPAQLLRVLDREFLSTADGHHTPVMLWGPPGVGKSQMVAQIAARHAVPVIDIRLSQMEPSDLRGIPFRQGERVEWAVPAMLPDVERHGPSGVLFLDEITSAPPVVSAAAYQLILDRRLGEYRVPDGWAIFAAGNRQGDRGVTYSMPAPLANRFSHFEVETHLDDWAAWAYAGGIDERVIAFLRFRPELLFDFDPAHNPVAFPSPRSWEFAHRALRKFADAPDLLPGALQACVGPAAGIELSAFVANLDQMPDLDAITRGEPVSVPREIDLQYAVAAALVGRAIRALDTPDGQTVIGHILDYAGRFPEREMGVMLVSDLHRAIGGRLFEVPAFAGWAQSVADVMLHA
- a CDS encoding vWA domain-containing protein; this encodes MPETTPDLSAIETKLTAARTRLILDKPFLGALVLRLPLRAATGDWCRTTATDARAFYYDPAYIDALSLEQTQFMLAHEALHCALSHFARRGHRQRHRWDLACDYAINPLLIEDGLTPPPNTLVMPLYRGLTAEEIYPLIDERDDSETLDTHAYDRDERRGGSRQHPDETPQRPESLSADERERLAVQWRQRLAGAAQQALQAGKLAGELARQIDHLLQPSLPWRMLLARHLTAIAREDYSYQRPSRREGEFILPGLRGQQAELVVAIDTSGSIQDGELSAFIGEIDALKGQIRARITLLPCDRVLAPEAPFQFEPWETFTRPERLQGGGGTSFSPVFDWIDRQDRQPDLLVYFTDAQGEFPEREPSYPVIWLVKGRATVPWGQRIQLN
- a CDS encoding M48 family metalloprotease, yielding MTKRTAPRLRSIRPLIAFGALLLASLPQLQAQDYRLPDMGSSADTLMTTGAEARLGQAFMRRVRESLPVLDDPLLTDYIESLGNTLVAADRDATGRFNFFVIDQSVINAFAGPGGNIGVYAGLILAAETESELAAVMAHEIAHVTQRHLLRGLEDQSKMTVPTMALMVAAAILGAQVSADAGAAAMLGVQAAALQRQINFTRENEHEADRLGITTLDKAGFDPYAMAGFFERLSKSSRVYENNAPEFLRTHPVNANRIAEALGRADDFGAQQRPDSLRFQLARAALRERSYKRPEQAVAHFRDTLREGRHRNAVAEHYGYALALTRAGQFDAARAALATAMKSHSSLPEFIVLEARLDLEQGQVERAVRNLGQAVGLSPSHWPLRVAYAEALMKAGRPAQAIDELTAVARLRPGNPMLYDKLEQAAFRAGNKSATHRFRAEKLYAEGDREPAIRQLEIALRQRDLPYHEAARIQARLETWKEEEREAKRKDKRGDKS